A stretch of the Helicoverpa zea isolate HzStark_Cry1AcR chromosome 29, ilHelZeax1.1, whole genome shotgun sequence genome encodes the following:
- the LOC124644224 gene encoding cleavage stimulation factor subunit 1: MKETTGDVDTRNVVKNRELLYRMIISQLYYDGFQPIAATLAAAVHADPPCPPSDRLLNLMMVGLQHEPDRKDRLAASSGAEHLLGTTGFDLEYEMDASSLAPEPATYETAYVTSHKMACRAGAFSACGQLVATGSVDASIKILDVERMLAKSAPEEVDPGREQQGHPVIRTLYDHTDEITALDFHPREQILVSASRDCCIKLFDITKASAKKAYKSITDAEQVLCVAFHPLGDHIIASSTQPVIRLYDVTTSACFVCPIPSHHHTKQVNSIQFSPNGKYFASGSADGCVKLWDTVSNRCFNTFINAHDGSEVCSVAFTRNSKYLLTSGLDSSIKLWELASSRCLIQYTGAGTTGKQEHHAQAVFNHTEDYVMFPDEATTSLCTWHSRSASRCQLMSLGHNGAVRFIVHSGTAPAFLTCSDDYRARFWYRRNTH, translated from the exons ATGAAGGAAACTACTGGCGATGTCGACACCAGGAATGTCGTTAAAAACCGAGAGCTGCTTTACCGCATGATTATAAG TCAACTGTACTATGATGGCTTCCAACCCATTGCTGCAACGTTGGCGGCGGCTGTTCACGCTGACCCGCCTTGTCCGCCCAGCGACAG GCTGCTTAACTTGATGATGGTGGGTCTGCAACATGAGCCTGATCGCAAAGACCGTCTGGCTGCCTCTAGTGGAGCTGAACATTTGCTCGGAACTACTGGGTTTG ATCTAGAATACGAAATGGACGCATCATCGCTGGCGCCGGAGCCGGCGACGTACGAGACGGCGTACGTGACGTCACACAAGATGGCGTGTCGCGCCGGCGCCTTCAGCGCGTGCGGGCAGCTAGTCGCCACCGGCTCCGTCGATGCCTCTATTAAG ATTCTAGACGTGGAGCGTATGTTGGCTAAGTCAGCACCCGAGGAAGTGGACCCTGGCAGAGAGCAGCAAGGACATCCTGTTATTAGGACTTT ATACGACCACACAGACGAGATAACAGCTTTAGACTTCCACCCGCGGGAACAGATCCTGGTGTCTGCTTCAAGAGACTGCTGCATCAAACTCTTCGATATCACCAAGGCCTCCGCCAAGAAGGCTTATAAGAGTATCACC GACGCCGAACAAGTCTTATGCGTAGCCTTCCACCCGCTAGGCGACCACATAATAGCGTCCAGCACTCAGCCAGTCATCCGTCTGTACGATGTGACGACCAGCGCGTGCTTCGTGTGCCCCATACCCTCGCACCATCATACCAAACAAGTCAATTCTATACA GTTCTCACCAAACGGCAAGTACTTCGCTAGCGGTAGCGCGGACGGGTGCGTGAAACTGTGGGACACAGTGTCGAACAGGTGTTTCAACACCTTTATCAACGCACACGACGGGTCCGAAGTTTGTTCCGTCGCCTTCACTAGGAATAGCAAG TATCTATTAACATCGGGACTGGATTCATCTATCAAGCTATGGGAATTGGCGAGCAGTCGGTGTCTGATACAATATACGGGCGCTGGTACCacag GCAAACAAGAGCATCACGCCCAAGCCGTTTTCAATCACACTGAGGACTATGTAATGTTCCCTGATGAAGCTACCACGTCTCTCTGCACCTGGCATTCTAGGAGTGCCAGTAGGTGCCAACTTATGTCGCTAGGACATAATGGAGCTGTCAG ATTCATAGTACACTCAGGCACCGCACCGGCGTTCCTAACGTGCAGTGACGACTACCGCGCGCGTTTCTGGTACAGACGCAACACGCATTAA